From a single Vespula pensylvanica isolate Volc-1 chromosome 24, ASM1446617v1, whole genome shotgun sequence genomic region:
- the LOC122636943 gene encoding signal transducer and activator of transcription 5B isoform X1: MFLGSAFWSSEPKIEITASKMSLWAKAQQLPQEALQQVRSVYGEHFPIEVRHFLSSWIEDKMWTDIEPDNPQYEQYIANLVASLIQELETKAASLNTEDLFLTKLKLMEAAKTFRQRYSQNPATLFKIIRHCLGTEMKLVAQVENLGGLMNMAAGRVGLMVGDAVAEIAQQVEVLRRKTQETGEDLRKMEQEQEAFAISYHECTKLNAHLQHLATQPQNQQSLDLEKKIRRQKEQQEQLLNHKVTGLMQLRLTLADKLKDTIARLNTLQSRVLDDELIRWKRDQQLAGNGAPFNSNLDSIQEWCESLAELIWLNRQQIKEAEHLKQKFALDPPGIQDILPTLNSQITQLLSSLVTSTFIIEKQPPQVMKTNTRFTSTVRLLVGGKLNVHMTPPQVKVSIISEVQANAQLKNGKMAKCGEASGEILNNSGTMEYHQATRQLSVSFRNMQLKKIKRAEKKGTESVMDEKFSLLFQSQFSVGGGELVFQVWTLSLPVVVIVHGNQEPHAWATVTWDNAFAEPGRIPFVVPDKVPWGQVAEALNVKFRSATGRSLTDDNLHFLAEKAFRGGNAGGQEYSSLLLSWAQFCKEPLPERNFTFWEWFYAVMKLTREHLRSPWIDGYILGFVRKKQAEEMLANCPSGTFLMRFSDSELGGVTIAWVGDQTEVFMLQPFTSKDFAIRSLADRVSDLQHLLYLYPDLSKDHAFSKYYTPENRSTSINGYVKPLLVTHVPGWGGPVIGGQTPSHSSVVGVGNSSQSGPGGSYPATPSTIFQAHSPDPSVTRDTPSVASSYAPGLGQSSIGRPSSDMDYVELMGHGELSTIDENLNLDQFNGFGFSEFVQSYNTKPQ; this comes from the exons GGTCCTCAGAGCCAAAAATCGAAATTACTGCTTCCAAAATGTCCCTGTGGGCAAAAGCACAGCAATTACCACAAGAGGCACTACAACAAGTGCGCTCTGTTTATGGTGAACATTTTCCGATTGAAGTTCGACATTTCTTGTCGTCATGGATCGAAGATAAAATGTG GACTGATATAGAACCTGACAATCCACAGTATGAACAATATATAGCTAATCTAGTTGCATCTCTAATACAAGAATTAGAGACAAAAGCAGCTTCTTTAAACACtgaagatttatttttgacaaaattaaAGCTAATGGAAGCTGCTAAAACTTTCaga cAAAGATATAGCCAAAATCCTGCTAcgctatttaaaataattagacATTGCCTAGGAACAGAAATGAAACTTGTAGCTCAAGTTGAAAATTTAGGAGGTCTTATGAATATGGCAGCTGGTAGAGTTGGTTTGATGGTAGGAGATGCTGTGGCAGAAATAGCACAACAAGTTGAAGTATTACGACGTAAAACGCAAGAAACTGGAGAAGATTTACGTAAAATGGAACAAGAACAGGAGGCCTTTGCCATTAGTTATCATGAATGTACAAAATTAAATGCTCATTTACAACATCTTGCCACTCAACCGCAAAACCAGCAAAGTTTAGATTTGGAGAAAAAGATCAGGCg GCAAAAAGAGCAACAAGAACAATTATTGAATCACAAAGTTACGGGTTTAATGCAGTTACGCTTGACATTGGCAGATAAATTGAAGGATACTATTGCTAGACTGAATACATTACAATCAAGAGTTCTTGATGATGAACTGATCAG GTGGAAAAGGGATCAACAATTAGCTGGAAACGGAGCTCCGTTTAACAGTAATTTAGATTCTATCCAAGAATGGTGTGAAAGTCTTGCAGAATTAATATGGCTTAATCGGCAACAAATCAAAGAAGCAGAGcatttgaaacaaaaatttgcaCTAGATCCTCCTGGAATACAAGATATTCTTCCTACGTTAAATTCACAGATCACACAACTTCTTAGTTCCTTAGTTACTAGTACATTTATCATAGAAAAACAGCCACCACAAGTGATGAAAACTAATACTCGTTTTACAAGTACAGTACGTCTTTTAGTGGGAGGAAAATTAAATGTTCATATGACACCACCTCAAGTAAAAGTAAGCATAATTAGTGAAGTACAAGCAAATGCACAATTAAAAAATGGGAAAATGGCAAAATGTGGAGAAGCTAGTggtgaaattttaaataacagtGGAACTATGGAATATCATCAA GCAACACGACAATTGTCAGTAAGTTTTCGAAATAtgcagttaaaaaaaattaaaagagccGAGAAAAAGGGTACAGAATCAGTTATGGATGAGAAATTTTCACTTCTATTTCAATCTCAATTTAGTGTTGGTGGCGGTGAATTAGTATTTCAAGTGTGGACTTTAAGTTTACCAGTCGTAGTAATCGTACATGGAAATCAAGAACCTCATGCATGGGCTACAGTTACATGGGACAATGCTTTTGCAGAACCTGGAAGAATTCCTTTCGTGGTACCTGACAAAGTACCATGGGGACAAGTAGCTGAAGCATTAAATGTTAAGTTCAGATCAGCTACAGGAAGGTCTTTAACAGACGATAATCTCCATTTTCTTGCGGAAAAAGCATTTCGAGGTGGAAATGCGGGTGGTCAGGAATACTCTAGTTTACTTCTCAGTTGGGCTCAGTTCTGCAAAGAACCTCTGccagaaagaaattttacattttggGAATGGTTCTATGCCGTTATGAAATTGACAAGAGAGCATTTAAGGAGTCCTTGGATAGATGGCTATATTCTTGGATTTGTCAGAAAAAAACAAGCAGAAGAAATGTTAGCTAATTGTCCATCAGGGACATTCTTAATGCGTTTCTCAGATTCAGAACTTGGAGGAGTTACTATCGCTTGGGTCGGAG atcaaaCAGAAGTCTTTATGCTTCAACCATTTACAAGCAAGGATTTTGCAATTCGCAGTTTAGCAGATCGAGTTTCTGATTTACAGCATCTCTTATATCTGTATCCTGACTTATCAAAAGATCATGCTTTTTCCAAATATTATACACCAGAAAACCGATCGACATCGATAAATGGATATGTCAAACCATTGTTAGTGACACATGTACCTGGATGGGGTGGTCCAGTTATAGGAGGTCAAACGCCTTCACATTCTTCAGTGGTTGGTGTTGGTAATAGCAGTCAAAGTGGACCAGGTGGAAGTTATCCTGCTACACCTTCTACTATATTCCAAGCACATAGCCCTGATCCATCCGTAACACGTGATACTCCATCTGTTGCTTCCAG CTATGCTCCGGGTCTCGGCCAGTCAAGTATTGGGCGACCAAGCTCGGACATGGACTATGTGGAGTTGATGGGTCATGGCGAGCTGTCCACAATCGACGAGAATCTCAACTTGGACCAATTTAATGGTTTTGGTTTTTCCGAGTTTGTGCAGTCATACAACACCAAACCACAGTAG
- the LOC122636943 gene encoding signal transducer and activator of transcription 5B isoform X3: MFLGSAFWSSEPKIEITASKMSLWAKAQQLPQEALQQVRSVYGEHFPIEVRHFLSSWIEDKMWTDIEPDNPQYEQYIANLVASLIQELETKAASLNTEDLFLTKLKLMEAAKTFRQRYSQNPATLFKIIRHCLGTEMKLVAQVENLGGLMNMAAGRVGLMVGDAVAEIAQQVEVLRRKTQETGEDLRKMEQEQEAFAISYHECTKLNAHLQHLATQPQNQQSLDLEKKIRRQKEQQEQLLNHKVTGLMQLRLTLADKLKDTIARLNTLQSRVLDDELIRWKRDQQLAGNGAPFNSNLDSIQEWCESLAELIWLNRQQIKEAEHLKQKFALDPPGIQDILPTLNSQITQLLSSLVTSTFIIEKQPPQVMKTNTRFTSTVRLLVGGKLNVHMTPPQVKVSIISEVQANAQLKNGKMAKCGEASGEILNNSGTMEYHQATRQLSVSFRNMQLKKIKRAEKKGTESVMDEKFSLLFQSQFSVGGGELVFQVWTLSLPVVVIVHGNQEPHAWATVTWDNAFAEPGRIPFVVPDKVPWGQVAEALNVKFRSATGRSLTDDNLHFLAEKAFRGGNAGGQEYSSLLLSWAQFCKEPLPERNFTFWEWFYAVMKLTREHLRSPWIDGYILGFVRKKQAEEMLANCPSGTFLMRFSDSELGGVTIAWVGDQTEVFMLQPFTSKDFAIRSLADRVSDLQHLLYLYPDLSKDHAFSKYYTPENRSTSINGYVKPLLVTHVPGWGGPVIGGQTPSHSSVVGVGNSSQSGPGGSYPATPSTIFQAHSPDPSVTRDTPSVASR, translated from the exons GGTCCTCAGAGCCAAAAATCGAAATTACTGCTTCCAAAATGTCCCTGTGGGCAAAAGCACAGCAATTACCACAAGAGGCACTACAACAAGTGCGCTCTGTTTATGGTGAACATTTTCCGATTGAAGTTCGACATTTCTTGTCGTCATGGATCGAAGATAAAATGTG GACTGATATAGAACCTGACAATCCACAGTATGAACAATATATAGCTAATCTAGTTGCATCTCTAATACAAGAATTAGAGACAAAAGCAGCTTCTTTAAACACtgaagatttatttttgacaaaattaaAGCTAATGGAAGCTGCTAAAACTTTCaga cAAAGATATAGCCAAAATCCTGCTAcgctatttaaaataattagacATTGCCTAGGAACAGAAATGAAACTTGTAGCTCAAGTTGAAAATTTAGGAGGTCTTATGAATATGGCAGCTGGTAGAGTTGGTTTGATGGTAGGAGATGCTGTGGCAGAAATAGCACAACAAGTTGAAGTATTACGACGTAAAACGCAAGAAACTGGAGAAGATTTACGTAAAATGGAACAAGAACAGGAGGCCTTTGCCATTAGTTATCATGAATGTACAAAATTAAATGCTCATTTACAACATCTTGCCACTCAACCGCAAAACCAGCAAAGTTTAGATTTGGAGAAAAAGATCAGGCg GCAAAAAGAGCAACAAGAACAATTATTGAATCACAAAGTTACGGGTTTAATGCAGTTACGCTTGACATTGGCAGATAAATTGAAGGATACTATTGCTAGACTGAATACATTACAATCAAGAGTTCTTGATGATGAACTGATCAG GTGGAAAAGGGATCAACAATTAGCTGGAAACGGAGCTCCGTTTAACAGTAATTTAGATTCTATCCAAGAATGGTGTGAAAGTCTTGCAGAATTAATATGGCTTAATCGGCAACAAATCAAAGAAGCAGAGcatttgaaacaaaaatttgcaCTAGATCCTCCTGGAATACAAGATATTCTTCCTACGTTAAATTCACAGATCACACAACTTCTTAGTTCCTTAGTTACTAGTACATTTATCATAGAAAAACAGCCACCACAAGTGATGAAAACTAATACTCGTTTTACAAGTACAGTACGTCTTTTAGTGGGAGGAAAATTAAATGTTCATATGACACCACCTCAAGTAAAAGTAAGCATAATTAGTGAAGTACAAGCAAATGCACAATTAAAAAATGGGAAAATGGCAAAATGTGGAGAAGCTAGTggtgaaattttaaataacagtGGAACTATGGAATATCATCAA GCAACACGACAATTGTCAGTAAGTTTTCGAAATAtgcagttaaaaaaaattaaaagagccGAGAAAAAGGGTACAGAATCAGTTATGGATGAGAAATTTTCACTTCTATTTCAATCTCAATTTAGTGTTGGTGGCGGTGAATTAGTATTTCAAGTGTGGACTTTAAGTTTACCAGTCGTAGTAATCGTACATGGAAATCAAGAACCTCATGCATGGGCTACAGTTACATGGGACAATGCTTTTGCAGAACCTGGAAGAATTCCTTTCGTGGTACCTGACAAAGTACCATGGGGACAAGTAGCTGAAGCATTAAATGTTAAGTTCAGATCAGCTACAGGAAGGTCTTTAACAGACGATAATCTCCATTTTCTTGCGGAAAAAGCATTTCGAGGTGGAAATGCGGGTGGTCAGGAATACTCTAGTTTACTTCTCAGTTGGGCTCAGTTCTGCAAAGAACCTCTGccagaaagaaattttacattttggGAATGGTTCTATGCCGTTATGAAATTGACAAGAGAGCATTTAAGGAGTCCTTGGATAGATGGCTATATTCTTGGATTTGTCAGAAAAAAACAAGCAGAAGAAATGTTAGCTAATTGTCCATCAGGGACATTCTTAATGCGTTTCTCAGATTCAGAACTTGGAGGAGTTACTATCGCTTGGGTCGGAG atcaaaCAGAAGTCTTTATGCTTCAACCATTTACAAGCAAGGATTTTGCAATTCGCAGTTTAGCAGATCGAGTTTCTGATTTACAGCATCTCTTATATCTGTATCCTGACTTATCAAAAGATCATGCTTTTTCCAAATATTATACACCAGAAAACCGATCGACATCGATAAATGGATATGTCAAACCATTGTTAGTGACACATGTACCTGGATGGGGTGGTCCAGTTATAGGAGGTCAAACGCCTTCACATTCTTCAGTGGTTGGTGTTGGTAATAGCAGTCAAAGTGGACCAGGTGGAAGTTATCCTGCTACACCTTCTACTATATTCCAAGCACATAGCCCTGATCCATCCGTAACACGTGATACTCCATCTGTTGCTTCCAG aTAA
- the LOC122636943 gene encoding signal transducer and activator of transcription 5B isoform X2: protein MSLWAKAQQLPQEALQQVRSVYGEHFPIEVRHFLSSWIEDKMWTDIEPDNPQYEQYIANLVASLIQELETKAASLNTEDLFLTKLKLMEAAKTFRQRYSQNPATLFKIIRHCLGTEMKLVAQVENLGGLMNMAAGRVGLMVGDAVAEIAQQVEVLRRKTQETGEDLRKMEQEQEAFAISYHECTKLNAHLQHLATQPQNQQSLDLEKKIRRQKEQQEQLLNHKVTGLMQLRLTLADKLKDTIARLNTLQSRVLDDELIRWKRDQQLAGNGAPFNSNLDSIQEWCESLAELIWLNRQQIKEAEHLKQKFALDPPGIQDILPTLNSQITQLLSSLVTSTFIIEKQPPQVMKTNTRFTSTVRLLVGGKLNVHMTPPQVKVSIISEVQANAQLKNGKMAKCGEASGEILNNSGTMEYHQATRQLSVSFRNMQLKKIKRAEKKGTESVMDEKFSLLFQSQFSVGGGELVFQVWTLSLPVVVIVHGNQEPHAWATVTWDNAFAEPGRIPFVVPDKVPWGQVAEALNVKFRSATGRSLTDDNLHFLAEKAFRGGNAGGQEYSSLLLSWAQFCKEPLPERNFTFWEWFYAVMKLTREHLRSPWIDGYILGFVRKKQAEEMLANCPSGTFLMRFSDSELGGVTIAWVGDQTEVFMLQPFTSKDFAIRSLADRVSDLQHLLYLYPDLSKDHAFSKYYTPENRSTSINGYVKPLLVTHVPGWGGPVIGGQTPSHSSVVGVGNSSQSGPGGSYPATPSTIFQAHSPDPSVTRDTPSVASSYAPGLGQSSIGRPSSDMDYVELMGHGELSTIDENLNLDQFNGFGFSEFVQSYNTKPQ from the exons ATGTCCCTGTGGGCAAAAGCACAGCAATTACCACAAGAGGCACTACAACAAGTGCGCTCTGTTTATGGTGAACATTTTCCGATTGAAGTTCGACATTTCTTGTCGTCATGGATCGAAGATAAAATGTG GACTGATATAGAACCTGACAATCCACAGTATGAACAATATATAGCTAATCTAGTTGCATCTCTAATACAAGAATTAGAGACAAAAGCAGCTTCTTTAAACACtgaagatttatttttgacaaaattaaAGCTAATGGAAGCTGCTAAAACTTTCaga cAAAGATATAGCCAAAATCCTGCTAcgctatttaaaataattagacATTGCCTAGGAACAGAAATGAAACTTGTAGCTCAAGTTGAAAATTTAGGAGGTCTTATGAATATGGCAGCTGGTAGAGTTGGTTTGATGGTAGGAGATGCTGTGGCAGAAATAGCACAACAAGTTGAAGTATTACGACGTAAAACGCAAGAAACTGGAGAAGATTTACGTAAAATGGAACAAGAACAGGAGGCCTTTGCCATTAGTTATCATGAATGTACAAAATTAAATGCTCATTTACAACATCTTGCCACTCAACCGCAAAACCAGCAAAGTTTAGATTTGGAGAAAAAGATCAGGCg GCAAAAAGAGCAACAAGAACAATTATTGAATCACAAAGTTACGGGTTTAATGCAGTTACGCTTGACATTGGCAGATAAATTGAAGGATACTATTGCTAGACTGAATACATTACAATCAAGAGTTCTTGATGATGAACTGATCAG GTGGAAAAGGGATCAACAATTAGCTGGAAACGGAGCTCCGTTTAACAGTAATTTAGATTCTATCCAAGAATGGTGTGAAAGTCTTGCAGAATTAATATGGCTTAATCGGCAACAAATCAAAGAAGCAGAGcatttgaaacaaaaatttgcaCTAGATCCTCCTGGAATACAAGATATTCTTCCTACGTTAAATTCACAGATCACACAACTTCTTAGTTCCTTAGTTACTAGTACATTTATCATAGAAAAACAGCCACCACAAGTGATGAAAACTAATACTCGTTTTACAAGTACAGTACGTCTTTTAGTGGGAGGAAAATTAAATGTTCATATGACACCACCTCAAGTAAAAGTAAGCATAATTAGTGAAGTACAAGCAAATGCACAATTAAAAAATGGGAAAATGGCAAAATGTGGAGAAGCTAGTggtgaaattttaaataacagtGGAACTATGGAATATCATCAA GCAACACGACAATTGTCAGTAAGTTTTCGAAATAtgcagttaaaaaaaattaaaagagccGAGAAAAAGGGTACAGAATCAGTTATGGATGAGAAATTTTCACTTCTATTTCAATCTCAATTTAGTGTTGGTGGCGGTGAATTAGTATTTCAAGTGTGGACTTTAAGTTTACCAGTCGTAGTAATCGTACATGGAAATCAAGAACCTCATGCATGGGCTACAGTTACATGGGACAATGCTTTTGCAGAACCTGGAAGAATTCCTTTCGTGGTACCTGACAAAGTACCATGGGGACAAGTAGCTGAAGCATTAAATGTTAAGTTCAGATCAGCTACAGGAAGGTCTTTAACAGACGATAATCTCCATTTTCTTGCGGAAAAAGCATTTCGAGGTGGAAATGCGGGTGGTCAGGAATACTCTAGTTTACTTCTCAGTTGGGCTCAGTTCTGCAAAGAACCTCTGccagaaagaaattttacattttggGAATGGTTCTATGCCGTTATGAAATTGACAAGAGAGCATTTAAGGAGTCCTTGGATAGATGGCTATATTCTTGGATTTGTCAGAAAAAAACAAGCAGAAGAAATGTTAGCTAATTGTCCATCAGGGACATTCTTAATGCGTTTCTCAGATTCAGAACTTGGAGGAGTTACTATCGCTTGGGTCGGAG atcaaaCAGAAGTCTTTATGCTTCAACCATTTACAAGCAAGGATTTTGCAATTCGCAGTTTAGCAGATCGAGTTTCTGATTTACAGCATCTCTTATATCTGTATCCTGACTTATCAAAAGATCATGCTTTTTCCAAATATTATACACCAGAAAACCGATCGACATCGATAAATGGATATGTCAAACCATTGTTAGTGACACATGTACCTGGATGGGGTGGTCCAGTTATAGGAGGTCAAACGCCTTCACATTCTTCAGTGGTTGGTGTTGGTAATAGCAGTCAAAGTGGACCAGGTGGAAGTTATCCTGCTACACCTTCTACTATATTCCAAGCACATAGCCCTGATCCATCCGTAACACGTGATACTCCATCTGTTGCTTCCAG CTATGCTCCGGGTCTCGGCCAGTCAAGTATTGGGCGACCAAGCTCGGACATGGACTATGTGGAGTTGATGGGTCATGGCGAGCTGTCCACAATCGACGAGAATCTCAACTTGGACCAATTTAATGGTTTTGGTTTTTCCGAGTTTGTGCAGTCATACAACACCAAACCACAGTAG
- the LOC122636948 gene encoding stabilizer of axonemal microtubules 2-like, with translation MEVIEVCAEKKHCVVPAEQQLCNDKSTRRYVQPPRIKSFAPERLYRPPSKPLDTSTTYHLSYMDTDPRTAQSIRAQPYRPIQTFVKSSEKFSHETTNKMSYQPIWHTAKRKPIKPKFRALLGRGALESVTTTKGDYIPKYTEKLDMIVPCGNIRISASPLDTNTTAGLSYVNPGVTEPVTSFKPVIRYHQPSHSVSKDTTHKLSYQPFAVSKKEKFPWAQKSIYKPPSVAMCAKTIYSDSYLENEIYEKMKPYIPTATDILPSKAQFMDKTIYKESYLPCDIEKSTKIVPPANIFISNEKISTDTTNKLSYQPVWSKKRSPILPRSRKMIEGSIQTETTNRHDFVPKTITPPKLIIPCNNIRIPGDPIVDKTTTGLSYIHPGQLEPVQSFKPISHYSRPVTKIDSETINKLSYQTWTPVPKMDMPWAHRPTYKVPKERMTTDTIYQMSYPLPGYFIENECPCTE, from the exons ATGGAAGTGATAGAAGTTTGCgcagaaaagaaacattgtgTAGTCCCAGCTGAGCAGCAATTATGCAATGATAAG AGTACACGAAGATATGTACAACCACCAAGAATCAAATCATTTGCTCCTGAAAGATTATACCGACCTCCATCGAAACCACTTGATACTTCTACAACATATCATCTTTCATATATGGATACGGATCCTAGAACAGCTCAATCTATTCGGGCTCAACCTTATCGTCCGATTCAAACGTTTGTTAAATCAAGCGAAAAATTTTCTCATGAGACAACTAATAAAATGAGTTACCAACCTATTTGGCATACAGCTAAGAGAAAACCAATTAAGCCTAAGTTCAg AGCTTTGTTAGGACGTGGGGCATTAGAAAGCGTCACTACAACAAAAGGTGACTATATACCAAAATATACAGAAAAGTTAGATATGATAGTACCTTGTGGAAATATAAGGATAAGTGCAAGTCCTTTGGATACTAATACGACTGCGGGTCTTTCTTATGTAAATCCTGGTGTAACAGAACCTGTTACTAGCTTTAAACCTGTAATAAGATACCACCAACCTAGTCATTCAGTTTCAAAGGATACCACTCACAAATTAAGTTATCAACCTTTTGCTgttagtaaaaaagaaaagtttcctTGGGCacaaaaatctatatataa GCCTCCAAGTGTTGCAATGTGTGCGAAAACTATCTATTCTGACAGTTATTTAGAGaatgaaatatacgaaaagaTGAAACCATACATTCCTACTGCAACAGATATATTACCTAGTAAAGCACAATTTATggataaaacaatttataaagaGAGCTATTTACCTTGtgatatagaaaaatcaacaaaaatCGTTCCACCTgctaatattttcatatcaaatgaaaaaatatccaCTGATACAACAAATAag TTGAGCTATCAACCAGTTTGGTCTAAGAAGCGTTCTCCGATCTTGCCACGTAGTAGAAAGATGATAGAAGGTTCAATACAAACTGAAACTACAAATCGTCATGATTTTGTACCCAAAACGATTACACCTCCAAAACTGATTATTCCATGCAATAATATTCGTATACCAGGAGATCCCATTGTTGATAAGACAACAACTGGCTTGTCATATATACATCCTGGTCAATTAGAACCTGTGCAAAGTTTCAAACCTATTTCTCATTACAGCAG aCCTGTTACTAAGATAGATTCTGAgactataaataaattatcctaCCAAACTTGGACGCCAGTGCCTAAAATGGATATGCCATGGGCACATCGACCTACATATAAAGTTCCTAAGGAACGAATGACCACAGATACAATCTACCAAATGAGTTATCCTTTACCAGGATATTTTATTGAGAATGAGTGTCCATGTACAGAATAA
- the LOC122636947 gene encoding phosphatidylinositol 4-kinase type 2-alpha, with the protein MSDSEQRQLHVPYREYHSQNNTNPPALIETDALVDLSVTSNSCVSRNLPTELLPDVEFVPNISSDQTIAIDSTGIDRESQPLLGRLELDVTFNRFPDDPQFSELVWQAECAIDNGIFPERIYQGSSGSYFVKNSAGKVIGVFKPKDEEPYGRLNPKWTKWMHKLCCPCCFGRSCLIPNQGYLSEAGASLVDRKLGLGIVPNTRVVKLVSKTFNYPRLDRQKARMKQAIMDQFPTVGSHFNRIGLPPKVGSFQVFVDGYKDADYWLRRWEHEPLSPRLSLKFQLQFERLVILDYIIRNTDRGNDNWLIKYDNSVEKNGSEHGEVKIAAIDNGLAFPFKHPDSWRAYPYHWAWLSQAKQPFSAATRELVLPQLSDQNFVQDLCDDLYQLFKQDKGFDRHHFDRQMSVMRGQILNLQQALKDSKSPVQLVQMPAVIVEKAKGNGTRSLFLFSDTFTQRFQNKSPFFSWC; encoded by the exons ATGAGTGACTCCGAACAGCGGCAATTGCACGTGCCTTATCGAGAATATCACAGTCAAAATAATACCAATCCTCCTGCTTTGATTGAAACTGACGCGTTAGTAGATCTGTCGGTAACATCCAATAGCTGTGTATCACGAAACTTGCCCACAGAACTACTTCCAGACGTTGAATTTGTTCCAAACATAAGTAGTGATCAAACTATAGCCATTGATTCTACTGGGATAGACCGGGAGAGCCAGCCTCTCCTTGGTCGGTTGGAACTTGATGTTACCTTTAACCGATTTCCTG atGATCCACAATTCTCAGAACTAGTATGGCAAGCAGAATGCGCAATAGACAATGGAATCTTTCCTGAAAGAATATATCAAGGTTCAAGTGGAAGTTATTTTGTAAAGAACTCGGCAGGG aaGGTGATAGGTGTTTTCAAACCCAAAGACGAAGAACCTTATGGAAGATTAAATCCAAAATGGACAAAATGGATGCACAAACTCTGCTGTCCATGCTGTTTTGGAAGGAGTTGTTTGATACCAAATCAAGGATATTTAAGCGAGGCTGGAGCCAGTTTAGTTGACCGCAAATTAGGCCTTGGCATTGTGCCGAATACTAGAGTAGTTAAACTTGTCAGTAAAACTTTTAACTATCCACGTTTAGATCGTCAAAAAGCACGTATGAAACAAGCCATCATGGATCAGTTTCCTACAGTTGGTTCACATTTCAATCGTATTGGTTTACCTCCTAAAGTCGGGTCCTTTCAAGTATTTGTAGATGGTTATAAAGATGCAGACTATTGGTTAAGACGATGGGAACATGAACCTTTATCACCACGTTTGAGTCTTAAGTTTCAACTTCAATTTGAACGTTTGGTTATTCTAGATTATATCATCAGAAATACAGATAGag GTAACGATAATTGGCTTATTAAGTATGATAATAGCGTGGAAAAAAATGGATCAGAGCATGGAGAAGTTAAGATAGCAGCGATAGATAATGGTTTGGCATTTCCATTTAAGCACCCTGATTCTTGGCGTGCTTATCCTTATCATTGGGCATGGTTAAGTCAAGCAAAACAACCATTCAGTGCAGCTACGCGTGAATTAGTCTTGCCTCAGCTTTCTGATCAAAATTTTGTACAAGATCTTTGTGACGATTTGTACCAATTATTTAAA cAAGATAAAGGATTCGATAGACATCATTTTGATAGGCAAATGAGTGTAATGAGAGGTCAGATTCTGAATTTACAACAGGCATTGAAAGATTCCAAAAGTCCAGTGCAATTAGTTCAAATGCCTGCTGTTATAGTCGAGAA agCCAAAGGAAATGGCACACGAAGTCTGTTCTTATTTTCTGATACATTCACCCAGCGCTTCCAAAATAAGAGTCCCTTCTTTTCCTGGTGTTAA